The sequence below is a genomic window from Labeo rohita strain BAU-BD-2019 unplaced genomic scaffold, IGBB_LRoh.1.0 scaffold_485, whole genome shotgun sequence.
GTACTGgtactgtacactgtaaatatattgtacATGTAAGGATAAAACCTGTGTTGATTTGTTCAGCTCTcagagattctgattggtgtgtcatcagtttccctctgagacgtctatttgacatctgcaagacatagtttgctcatctgcaatacgtctattggatgtttcctatcagatgtcaaatagacatctattagatgtatttaagatatttatgatttagaatgtatgtaaaactggcatcttacagacatctgcgTTTGTACACACAGATGCTTTCCatatcaagagatctttaacagacatcttgcagacatacatgtgctatctgggtttgCTTCCTAATGTTTAACTTGCTCattgttaaaatttttaagaaacatgtctttgttttgagaactgaatgaatggtttTGGGAAAATGGGCCAACTAAAAAtaagttatgttatgttaacaATCATGAAAGCTGCAATAGGAGTATATACTTATCTAACTCTGCTATCAATTTCTGTGATGGGAAACTACTTGTtgatttcatattattatttcgtCAGATTTGGCAAAAAGGCCTTTATCCAGGGCCATGCACAGACCTTCTGAGGGGCATGTGCTTGACTGAAAAAAAGGCAGCTGCAGTGAAAATTTTAATTGTACCAGAGCTCCCCCTCCTAATCCATTATATATAGGATATACACAGAATATTACATTCTGTATGACAACATAGAACGATTTCACTGTGATCTGATTCTGTAACGTTTtttcagttacaaaaaaaaaaaaaaaaacttaaaaccatgttttactacatttattcatgtattttatatgtttattcaTGTAAAGATGAACAGACAGTATAGAATACTAGATTAAGAAATAAGATAGGTAGAGAATACCTGCATATTAACAGTGTAAACATGAACCATGTAAACATAAATGCTAGCCCTCTCTCTTCATCCCACACGTCTCAGACctcaaatacataaaagatgAGCCTATTTAACCACCAAAGTGTGATTCATTATGCTCATTTTGTTCATCACTAGTGCTTTCTGATGAGATTTTATTCTTCTATAGTAACATGCTTCATATGCTACAAGTCAATAGGTGTCATTATCGCACAGTTTACATGCATGTTGTACCCAAGTTTCTTAGAACCATGGTGCATAGTGTGATCAGAAATGACCTTATATGATTGCTACAATCGTGCAGTGTGTAGAAGGCTTAAATCAAGTTATAAGTTCTGAAGGGTCCCAGTGCAGTCATGAACATGGAACATGCAGGTGAGTTTTAAATTAGGGTTGGAtggataaatcaaaagtagatgGTCTGTCGGCTCTCCAGCACAAAGAGACTATAATCACCCCTTGTTTCTGAATGTAATGTGCTTGGCACTGCTTTGCTTACATACTGATGTACAAATACATGATGCTAATGGTGTTTTTAGTGTCTAcataaaaatttacattttaagtcttctataactgtctggtttggggCAGCCAGCAAATCAGATATAAGAAGACTGCAACAGACTGTTAGGACAGCAGAAAGGATCATTGGTGTGCACCTGCCCAAACCTTCAGGACTTTACATCTCCATGTTGCGGGCAGGAAACATCATCCAAGACCCTTCTCACCCCGGATTGCCAGTTTGCACTTCCGTGTGAAAACAAGTTCACAGCATAAAACATTAAGGCTAAAAACATCTTTTTcccaaatgtaaacaaataaaaaaaatgaatcattacctgggttctacaattcatttctgtatttctttctccatttctaTTAGTGAACATGGAATTCTCTTATTTATAATGAGGATGtcaaatctgtacataaatccTGTTTTcatacttattatttattttaagtttttattctaTTTGCTGTTGTCATgtcaattctgtattgttaaagtaTGTATGCACCAggagtaaaaaaataaaggtgatttgatttgatttgataaaACACGCAATCTGATCGAtggataaatcaaaagtagataTGTTATGTGTCTATCAATATTAAAGTGTAAAGAGACtgctataaaataattagcTTGGTTCTTTATGTCTCTGAGTGGCACTGTTTTATCTACTACATACTGATGTATGCATACATGATGCTAATGCCGTTTTCAGtgtctaaataaaaattaacatcaCCAGAGCTGGGGCATATTCCACAAAGCAGGTTATGTGGCATACCCGGGTATGTTTAAAGGTTGAGTAAACAAACAACCTCAATGTTTGGTTACAGACACGGAGGTAACTTTCAAGGTATATTGAAGTTTGTAATAGTTATCTGTATTAAACACTATTATAACAagataatgtttattatattatattatattatattaattagattatattagtACACATCATGGATCTGCTTTTGATATGACTTATTATATAATTAGCATCAAACAGACAATGTAATTCTTATTCTCAAAGATTAAAGattaaccataaaaaaaaaaaaatgcacagccACCAATTAGTATGCAAATGTCctttaaaaagaagaaagaagcaGCATTGAATGAACTTGGCCaagaatatttagtgattcatgcctgagagacaaaaggccctcctctaatggcccatcaacgAGACTGTGACTGCCAGGTAAGAAATAATATGAGAAGATTCAAAGAATGAAGTTTtagattgtttgtattttatttacaacacagtataatcaaaatatacataatgaaggtcaaagacACTTTATTGAGCACACTGGTCTAACCACAgagaacagactttgtgtcattcctgaaaaccATTTTCTGAATTCTGATTAACAACTGAAACAAGCAAATCATACCTGTGCCTGTATGTATAAAACTTCTCAAATGTGCTCTCAGGAATAGTCTTAAACTTTGACTTAAGTGTTAAAAAACTATTAGTAGAAAGTAGGACATTTCTAAGAGTATAGGGGACTTTTATAAATGAGCTAAAAGCAACTTTCAGTAAAGTCTAAGGCCAATTCTTAAGTGTTGACTGAGGGGACACAAGTGTTGTGAACTAAGGACCAGTGTTAATTCCGTCAACAAAGACGACGAAAACTATTCGTTAAGGaacattttttctgtgactaagaCGAGACGTTGACGAGAAATAACATCTGATGATAACAACTAGGACAAAATTTATGCCGCTTCTTTGTTAACAAGATGAAATATGGCACTTGAATATTATTTGCAAACTATGGGACATTCACAATACATCTTATAGGCTGAGTTAACTGTCTTGTCTTTCAAAATGtgtgtcaacttaaaataatttgtaacctggctgccttaagattttaagttcagtcaactcaaaaaaagtttattcaacttgaaattataaattatactaagtgacaactcagatatttgagttgaatcaactcaaatatctggCAGCTGGGTTAcatacccatctgttaagtttaagaAATATCTACGTTGCTACTTTggacaacttaacatttcaagttgaataaacttattttagttgactgaacttaaaattttaaagcagctgggtaactaattattttaaactgactcaacaaattgttttttttttttttttttttttttttacagtgtactgtatCTGAAAATGAGTTTAATTTGCATCTctacccagaaatgaaaattgtcatttgttTTCACATAAGCTTAACTGATTTGGTCAAAAGAGAGAAGAATTATTGACTATTTTAGTTTGAAGACTATAAAATAGCTACCAAAAAAAGCTACTGCAGTTGTTGGCTAAAAGTAATGACTAAAAATGGAACGACTTTCCGTTGACTAAAACGAGACAAAAACTATGAAAGACTCAAATGACTAAAATCTGACTAAGACTATTAAGAATTTTCATCTCGAGATaaagactaaatcaaaaatgcctgtcaaaattaacactggtgTAAAGTCACAGCAGCACAACCCCAATCATGTGATgtaactacaataaaataatttaattaagaccatttaatatttcaatgtatgttttaatgctttGCATTgtgcaaaatgatcacaaattattattgatgCCTTGAAATCCTTTTCTATTGGTATGTCTAGTCATTTACAGTTAGAGCAATCATGTGAAATGAGTTCTGTTAACAGTTCCATTAACTCCAGGAAAACCCACAGTCCTTATAAAAGTGGCTTGTTTTTGCAGCATGGTTTGACTGACAGTTGGAAAccaggttgccaggttttcacaacaaaacctgcccaattgctacgcaaaactagcccaattgcatttCGAGGGGTCCCCCtagtaaaaactgaatttttttggTGGGGCTCCCCTGGGAAAATTAGCaatccaggggctaaatattacatttttgaggtcgcttcaacccacagaCCTGCGGCAGTCACCCAGTTCCCACCGACTTGGAAACGCTGGTTGGAAAGTCAATGAACTGCCATGTAGTTGTGgccaagaggaaaaaaaaatgtgttactgaTTTTGTAAGCATATTGCATATTTGCTTGGAGTCAGTCGTTTTATTTCTGATAATAATGCAATGAAAAAACGCGAAACTGTGCGGTCAATTTATGGCCATGCTGTCATACAaagaaacatgcaaaaacaagagaggaccaacaaaatattaacagcTGATTATGTTGAGCAGCTCAAAGGCTGTTGCCCAGCATGACTTAACACATGCTTCTTCATGATTCCTTTACAtatgaaactctttccacagtgAGAGCAGGTAAAAGTTGACAAATGATACTCAAGGTGTCCTTTCTGTGCAAAAGTCCTTCCACACTCAGAGCAGCTGTAAGgctttttttcagcatgaatTAACATGTGAGTGTTAAGGTACCTTTTACATATGAAAGactttccacactgagagcagACGAAAGGCCTTTCTGAAGAGTGAGTAGCCACATGATCATTAAGGTTTCCTTTCtgtgtaaaactctttccacaatGAGAGCAGCTGTAAGGCTTTACTCCATTATGAATTAACATGTGgttcttcaggtgtgttttacGTGCAAAACCGTTTCCACAGAGAGAGCAGCTGAAAGGCTTTTCTGAAGTGTGAGTTACCAAATGATCCTTAAGGTGTACTTTCTGTGTGAAACCCTTTCCACAATGAGAGCAGGTAAAAGGCTTTACTCCAGTATGAATTAACATGTGATTCTTAAGGTTTTCCTTACGTGTGaatctctttccacactgagagcagCTGAAAGGCATTTTGACGTCTGTTTTTTGAACACTGCAACTCACTGATTTTTCATCATATTTCTGATCCTGATATTTCTCTTCCACCTCATTCAGATCATGTTGTTCTTCTTTCACTTTCATCAGAcctaaaattaaatcaataaaagataaaaatcacTTGGAAAATAACAGGATAAAATATTTGTGGACAGACAAAAACATTGTCCAAACGATCCCTGTTCTAACAGAtccataaaaatgactaaaaatgctacattaTGCTGacaggccagtagttggcgtcgatgtcactttgtaaagaaacactatGCACCTATACACtgaatacataatacatatgtGCATGATGTTAAGTACACAAACGGGGATCCCTTTCACAATGCTGTTGTctgtttgcaaaaaaatgttaagaatatttttaaaatattattgttatgtaAATCTACCCCCTTTGAGGTATTATGAAAAGTACCTGTCTAATCTTCATTACAGTCCTATAGCGACTTTACTTAAAATGTGGCTTCTACTAATATAAAACCAAATTCAGTCTCACACGCTTTGAGTTAAACAGTTTTTAAGATTCcaataaaagagaaaataaagtcTAACAATAATGAAACCTTCTCTGTGTCAGTTCAGTCATATTTCCAATAACTTCCATAAGATTTTTCAATGAGTGTTGAAgtcttatttttacatttaaaatatgaatatatctCAAACAGTCTCTAAagatgaataaagaataaacacCAACTTCCTTGTTCCTCGTGTTTTATTCTCCAGGCTTCTGGTTCTTCGTGTTTTATTTCCACGATTTCTGGTTCCTGTTTTATTCCCAAGGTTGGTGGTTCACACATGTTCTcctcactctcctctttaacaAACACCATCTTCACAGCAGCAGATCTCAGTTCAGCTGATTCTCCTCCAGATATTCCTGCTTGCTTCAAAACTTAGTCACAACTATGAGGATGAGAACATAACAGGTATTTATTGACCTGATtaaaaaaactgtgtttttatatttacagaaaCAACGTTTCTAACCGTTTGTATTAAGCCAGCTTCACAACACAAGAGAGAGCGCGGTGAAACTAATCTTCTTCCCCTGATGTTTAATGGTGTTTGGCAAACAAACGTATGTTCTTTAGCGCCACCCGCTGGACTGGAGTGTGAAGCGTCGAGAGGAGGGAAAATTAGTGCGTGCATAAGGTGCACTAATtggttttactttaaaaaagtgaatCTGCACaagtaaattaaaagaaattaaaatataatacagaaataaaaataaatagactcGAATGGTATTTGATCAACACCAACAGTCTTCGTGAGTGAGAATTAGAAGAGTGTAGTGAACAACAGTCGGATGGCATTCCGAGGATCAGTTTATGGCACAAACCCCCGTTCCGGTTTCCCTCCTCACAGCGCATGCGTGAGGTCACGACGTCATGATTTCGAGCGCACCAGAAAGTGTGTGCATCATTATCTCAAGCGCCAGTTTATGAtgttatttccttcattttataAACATAAGGTATATTTCATGGTGTTTCTTAAATACATAAGTAGAATGCTAATGCCTAGAATGTATTTTCAGAGGTTTTAGCTCCGTCGTTCATGGGTTAATACTAACTTTACCTTTTGAGAAACTCTGTAAAACATCTAATGCAGGGTTCtcaagttttggaaaaagtttggagtgagattatTATCAGGGGAGGAGCCTATTTTGCAGCAGTGGCCCCTCGGCCCCACGCAATTCTCTCAAGTTTTTGCTAGAAgaattttatctattgttcaaaattaaccagcacaaaatagaaattataacaattggtaaatctgataaaagtcaaattcatacaaataaaataaaatgttttatatatttaaaaaatgcaaatatattaaaaaataaaaagaaagttagCCCCAAACAAGCCAATTTAACTGCAGTGCTcaatgtacatactgtacacatacaATAGGATTGCAGAACTTGCCCTGAGCATGTAGCCTATGTCAagctatgtgtgtgtgagagagagagtaggcctatacatttaaacttacaaataacattttgtattgcaagtgttttttgcacattttgatgccTTGATGACAGTGGTAGGGGCTCAAACTTAACTACACCAACTAGTAATGGAATTATgcaatttaataacaaaataaaatctgttacagttaGTGAGAAACAATGTACAGTTAAATGTTAACgattcacacacatacagatttgatttcccaaattgcattgactggtctagactctaaaatatgagacaccaatgtttcaggagtttatgACACAGAACAggagtaattaaatgtaatcagttacattacttttaaaacacttaaaataattatgctacttattacattttaaatagagtaacttcTGTAACCTATTGCATTTCCAAAATAACCCTCCCAACAATGCTGGTaagtttgaattttttaaatatataaaacaatttattttataaatttgtcttttatcagatttacccaGGGTGCgacttgtgaaaaaaaaaaaaaacaggggggattgccttaaaaaactttttttttctctctacatAGGCGGAGATTGAACTCCAATAAAGCTATAGCCTAACTAAGTAACCTAATGTTAGTGTAATCTGTTAACAACGCATATTATATACCCGTCTTTTTAGGCAAGTACCAGATAATGAGTGTCatgtcataaaatgtttttaatacgaTGGAAACTGTCTAACGTGAtcacaatttattaaaacacattgtAAGTTAGCcctattaattgtaatgatttcatttcaaacaacgaataaattatatagagaaagcGAACAAAGAACACAGTATCAACAGAGCCTTttgaaactccgaatcagtGAAACACTGCGTCGCAAAGTGATTTCGAAGCGCTCCAGTCggatcgcgaatcttttgattgaGAACGGGACTTAGGAGCGGGTTCGCGGGATGTTTTTATCCCCACAGGGAATAAAAACGATTCAGCAGAGACAGGGATGCATAGACCAGAGTGGGAGAAATAGAGCGGGAAAAGTTATCCTTTTCTCAGCGTGAGAAATACaaggtgtggcgtgagagcgtgtgaactggttgaaatgcGTGTGTCTCACGGTGAATGCGTGACACTTGAGAGCCCTGTCTAAAGCGTCaagtttaataaatgaatttcgACGGTggtttacattattatattgctgTTGGTGGTGTGAGTCAGTTTTGTCACACAACCTTATGTTTTCCATAAATAAACCATATTGCACTGCACAATAAGtctgtgttgttattgttacgCTATACTCACCTCTAGAAGAACTTTTCTATAgagggttttttatttttttatttatttatttttttaatttaagaacaATGACATACAGTGTGCTATCAAGAAACAAcgttaaaaataagaaaagaaaaagatagAAAGACAAATTAGGAAAAGTATAATacttcaaaacaaaatacaagatgtgcatacatacatatgtatgtatatataacatcaaataaatatattgtaaagtacaactacaataaaatcatttaattaagatacatttttaatatttcaatgtaGTTTTTAATGCTTTGCATTGTGCAAATTTATCACAAATTTTTATTCATGCTTTGAAATCCTTTTCAATTGGTATTTCTTGTCGTTTACAGTTGGAGTGTTATGCACATAAGTTGCGtaaagtttgtgtgtgttagtCTGTTGTGTTTGTTCCAGATTCCCGTTGGCCCACCAGTCTGTCACTCTTCCACCTGGATGAAGTGAACATGAGTTCTGTTAACAGTTCCAATAACTCCAGGAAAGCCCACAATCCTCATAAAAGTGGCTTGTTTTTGCAGCATGGTTTGATGGTCAGATggaaacagggttgccaggttttcacaacaaaacccaccaatttctactcaaaactagcccaatcacatttcaAGGGGTCCCCccagtaaaaatcatgttttttggtggggttcccctggaAAATTACCATTCCAGgtgctaaatattacatttttgaggTCGCTTCAATCTGAGGCAACAGCGTTAAAGTATCCCAATTCCCGCCGACTTGGCAACATTGGTTGGAAAGTCAATGAACTGCCATATAGTTGTGgccaagagagagagagaaaaaatgtattactgatTTTGTAAGCATATTGCATATTTGCCTGGAGTCAGatgttttatttctgataatAATGCAATGAAAACATGCCAAATTGTACAGTCATAATTTTATGGCTATGCTGTCATACAaagaaacatgcaaaaacaacaGAGAAACAACTAAATATTAACAGCTGATTATGTTGAGCAGCTCAAAGGCTATTGCCCAGCATGACTTAACATGTGCTTTTTCATGATTCCTTTACAtatgaaactctttccacagtgAGAGCAGGTAAAAGTTGACAAATGATACTCAAGGTGTCCTTTCTGTGCAAAAGTCCTTCCACACTCAGAGCAGCTGTAAGgctttttttcagcatgaatTAACATGTGAGTGTTAAGGTACCTTTTACATATGAAAGactttccacactgagagcagACGAAAGGCCTTTCTGAAGAGTGAGTAGCCACATGATCATTAACCCTTTCAgacctgaatttttttcactggacaaaaaaaatattgtcctCTTGATATTTGCTCTTCTCCAACATATAAatgagtctaaaaaaaaaagatttgtgcaaaatcattttttattagatttttctcATGTCCACTACAATGGACGCCaggactgaataaaaaaaaaatccacatattTTAACCATACATAATAAGTAGAGTTTGTGCACTATAGTTGAACTAGTGTTTaagattttgaacagaatacatattgtaaaaatgaacaatgccataagaatgtggaaaaaaaaggtaagatGATATGAAGTctcaaaaaacttgttttttggtTGAAGTGGGTGAATCTgagtatatgtataaatgtctttgtgtgtatatgtatgggtTTATGTGTAGTTGCTGattgttttgataaatatatgattGTGTGCATTATAGCATCAAGGCATCAGTGTGTGTGGagggtgtgtgagtgtgtgtgttgctgtgtATTCACTGATCTCATCCACTATGGCTGTTTCTCAATAAAACCAATGAAAAATTGACCTACAGATTATAGTCACTCTGAAGACATAAatgaaatcatattaatattaattgcattaattaacATCAATGTTCATAAAACATTGACACTTAAATTTGTACTTCtgtatttagctttgaaatgctTGCACAAATTTCTCAATCTGTTATACAACTAATTCATGAGGTTCCTGCTAAGACCTGATGTCCATTGCGATGgacagtaaatttaaaaaaaaatcctgtgttCTGCAACTCTGACAgatcttcaaaataactttaaatattatcattttagaGTCTTAATTTTACAACCGGTGCAAGTTGATGAGTCTACCATTAACATAATTCTGcatataaaaggtaaaatatgaGGTTCCTCCTCTTCTTGTCTAGTTGGTTAACATGTCTCTCTTTTGTGATGTCTGTAGCTCAATCAGAATAAGTTAAGGGTCAGATCTTCATTGTAATTGGTTGATCAGGGACCAATCAGTGACCAGGCATtgctcatattttaaaaacataacattttattggtttaaacaaaaaatcatgtgacGTCCATTTCAATGGACGCAGGGTCTGAAAGGGTTAAGGTTTCCTTTCTGcg
It includes:
- the LOC127160874 gene encoding gastrula zinc finger protein XlCGF8.2DB-like — encoded protein: MVFVKEESEENMCEPPTLGIKQEPEIVEIKHEEPEAWRIKHEEQGSLMKVKEEQHDLNEVEEKYQDQKYDEKSVSCSVQKTDVKMPFSCSQCGKRFTRKENLKNHMLIHTGVKPFTCSHCGKGFTQKVHLKDHLVTHTSEKPFSCSLCGNGFARKTHLKNHMLIHNGVKPYSCSHCGKSFTQKGNLNDHVATHSSERPFVCSQCGKSFICKRYLNTHMLIHAEKKPYSCSECGRTFAQKGHLEYHLSTFTCSHCGKSFICKGIMKKHVLSHAGQQPLSCST